The following are from one region of the Sorghum bicolor cultivar BTx623 chromosome 2, Sorghum_bicolor_NCBIv3, whole genome shotgun sequence genome:
- the LOC8054595 gene encoding probable LRR receptor-like serine/threonine-protein kinase At1g07650 isoform X4: MKLQGLSLMANRLSGPFPMVLTKITTLTNLSIESNEFYGPIPPEIGHLVRIEKLILSTNEFTGPLPTALSIFSNLTDLRISSTNFSGRMPDFWGKLKRLEKLQIEGSLLEGPIPSSVSELTNLSDLRISDLGGSGSSFPDLSGMTSMNKLVLRNCSISGSIPPYIGTWTTLKHLDLSFNKLSGEIPPSFASMRAVDYIYLTGNSLTGNIPGWLLRRNKIADISFNNFTTGSSGPSQCLQGSVNLVESYSAEANSLNSIQPCFKRNFPCVTSNGQSARKTYLHMFADHSSLHINCGDKGATINGTEYEADTIPKGASFLYVSPGSNWAFSSTGNFMDDNINDDNYIATSTSKLAVSNSDLYTKARLSPLSLTYYGLCMLSGSYTVNLHFAEIVFTNDSTYYSLGKRRFNVLIQGRMVLEDFDIKQSAGVAAKPIIKTFQTNVTNHTLEIQFYWAGRGTTGIPYRGSYGPLISAISVTPNFQVPLAVEPPKAGSSKKRSSRASIALAIGIPIAAIFTALIVGIYCIKQRKSSMHKELRALDLQIGSFTLRQIKAATRNFDAANKIGEGGFGSVYKGLLSDGTIIAVKQLSSRSKQGNREFVNEIGMISALQHPNLVKLYGCCTEGNQLSLVYEYMENNCLARALFVEQYRLRIDWGTRHKICLGIARGLAYLHEESAIRIVHRDIKASNILLDKDLNAKISDFGLAKLNEDDHTHISTKVAGTIGYMAPEYAMRGYLTDKADVYSFGVVVLEIVSGKSNTNYRPKEDFVYLLDWACVLHERGTLLELVDPDLGSNYLSEEALLMLNVALLCTTAAPTLRPKMSKVVSLLEGSTPLQPLLSDLSLAANSLSSSGVRRNFWQNPSESQSLTAQASCSDTNESSTIDIDGILRPLVS; this comes from the exons ATGAAGTTACAAGGACT GTCACTGATGGCGAACAGATTGTCAGGGCCTTTTCCCATGGTTCTCACAAAGATCACAACCCTGACTAACTT GAGCATTGAAAGCAATGAGTTCTATGGGCCAATACCTCCTGAAATTGGACATCTAGTTCGAATAGAGAAGCT AATATTATCAACCAATGAGTTCACTGGACCCCTTCCAACTGCTCTTTCGATATTCAGTAATTTAACTGATTT GAGGATTTCTAGCACCAATTTTTCCGGAAGGATGCCTGATTTTTGGGGAAAATTGAAAAGGCTTGAAAAATT GCAAATCGAAGGATCTTTGTTGGAAGGGCCAATTCCCTCGAGTGTATCTGAATTGACAAACCTTTCTGATCT GAGGATTAGTGACCTGGGAGGTAGTGGTTCATCTTTCCCTGATTTAAGTGGAATGACATCCATGAACAAATT GGTACTAAGGAACTGTTCCATCAGTGGAAGCATACCTCCTTACATTGGCACATGGACAACTCTTAAGCATCT GGATCTCAGCTTTAATAAACTGAGTGGAGAAATACCACCTTCTTTTGCTAGCATGAGAGCTGTAGATTACAT ATATCTAACTGGAAATTCACTCACTGGAAACATACCTGGATGGTTACTAAGAAGAAACAAGATTGC GGACATATCTTTTAATAACTTCACGACAGGGAGTTCAGGTCCTAGCCAATGCCTTCAAGGGAGTGT CAATCTCGTGGAGAGCTATTCAGCTGAAGCGAACAGTTT AAATAGTATTCAGCCATGCTTCAAGAGGAATTTTCCATGTGTTACTTCAAATGGACAAT CTGCAAGGAAAACTTACCTACACATGTTCGCAGATCACTCTTCATTGCATATCAATTGCGGTGACAAAGGAGCAACTATTAATGGAACTGAATATGAAGCTGACACAATACCCAAAGGGGCATCATTCCTGTATGTATCCCCAGGCTCAAACTGGGCGTTCAGCAGCACCGGGAACTTCATGGATGACAACATAAATGACGACAACTACATTGCAACAAGCACATCGAAATTGGCCGTGTCGAATTCAGATCTGTACACCAAAGCCCGTCTTTCTCCTCTTTCCCTCACATATTATGGGCTTTGCATGTTAAGTGGGAGCTACACAGTTAATCTCCACTTTGCTGAAATTGTTTTCACAAATGACAGCACATATTATAGCCTTGGCAAAAGAAGATTCAACGTGCTTATACAG GGAAGAATGGTGCTAGAGGATTTTGACATTAAACAGTCGGCCGGTGTGGCTGCAAAGCCAATTATCAAGACTTTTCAAACAAATGTCACAAATCACACTCTAGAGATTCAGTTCTATTGGGCAGGAAGAGGGACAACTGGCATTCCATATAGAGGTTCTTATGGCCCACTAATATCTGCAATATCAGTAACTCCAA ATTTCCAGGTTCCATTGGCTGTTGAGCCTCCCAAAGCTGGAAGTAGCAAAAAACGGAGTTCAAGGGCATCTATTGCTTTAGCAATTGGAATTCCTATTGCAGCAATATTCACTGCTCTGATTGTCGGCATTTATTGTATTAAGCAGAGAAAGAGTTCGATGCATAAAG AACTCAGAGCCCTTGACCTGCAAATTGGCTCCTTCACCTTGCGTCAAATCAAAGCAGCAACTCGGAACTTTGATGCAGCTAACAAGATTGGTGAAGGAGGATTTGGTTCAGTTTACAAG GGTTTATTATCTGATGGCACCATCATCGCTGTCAAGCAGTTATCATCAAGGTCTAAACAAGGGAATCGGGAATTCGTGAATGAGATAGGCATGATATCTGCACTCCAGCATCCTAACCTTGTGAAACTCTACGGCTGCTGTACAGAAGGAAACCAGCTGTCACTAGTTTATGAGTATATGGAAAACAATTGCCTTGCACGAGCTCTTTTCG TCGAACAGTATAGACTGAGAATAGATTGGGGAACAAGGCATAAGATTTGCCTTGGAATAGCAAGAGGTCTAGCATATTTGCATGAGGAGTCTGCAATAAGGATCGTGCACCGAGATATCAAGGCCAGCAATATACTGCTTGACAAAGATTTGAATGCCAAAATCTCAGATTTTGGGCTAGCAAAGCTTAATGAAGATGATCACACCCACATAAGCACAAAAGTAGCCGGAACTAT CGGATACATGGCTCCTGAGTATGCTATGCGTGGTTATTTAACAGATAAAGCTGATGTATACAGTTTTGGTGTTGTTGTTTTGGAAATTGTCAGTGGAAAAAGTAATACAAACTACAGGCCGAAGGAAGACTTTGTTTATCTTTTAGATTGG GCTTGTGTTTTACATGAGAGAGGAACTCTACTGGAATTGGTAGATCCAGATCTAGGATCCAATTACTTATCAGAAGAAGCGCTCCTCATGCTGAATGTTGCCCTGCTATGCACAACTGCAGCACCTACACTCAGACCAAAGATGTCAAAAGTTGTAAGCCTGCTTGAAGGCAGCACCCCTTTGCAGCCTTTGCTGTCAGATCTCAGCCTTGCAGCAAATAGCCTCAGCTCAAGTGGTGTACGCAGGAACTTCTGGCAAAACCCAAGTGAGAGTCAGAGCCTGACAGCACAAGCCTCATGCAGTGATACTAATGAATCATCGACCATTGATATAGATGGTATTCTGAGACCACTGGTAAGTTAG